The Pseudomonas eucalypticola genome has a window encoding:
- a CDS encoding HAD family hydrolase, with translation MLTALLFDLDGTLTDTDKLHLLAIQQLLAEEGRDFTEHDFVLHCSGRANPDMCRNLFPDRSVEEHQVFADRKEARFRHLSPQLAPLRGLPRLLDFADAQGIGMVVVTNAPRANADHMLGALGIAPRFKSVVVAEELPRAKPDPLPYLTGLERLGAQASQAMAFEDSVPGLTAAVKAGVFTVGLTTSQSREALLAAGAHLVIDDFDDERLWEALRELQAAG, from the coding sequence ATGCTTACCGCCCTGCTCTTCGACCTCGACGGCACCCTCACCGACACCGACAAACTGCACCTGCTGGCCATCCAGCAACTGCTGGCCGAAGAGGGCCGGGATTTCACCGAGCATGACTTCGTGCTGCATTGCAGCGGCCGGGCCAACCCCGACATGTGCCGCAACCTGTTCCCCGACCGCTCGGTGGAAGAACACCAGGTGTTCGCCGACCGCAAGGAAGCGCGGTTCCGCCACCTGTCCCCGCAACTGGCGCCGTTGCGCGGCCTGCCCCGACTGCTGGACTTCGCCGACGCACAGGGTATTGGCATGGTGGTCGTCACCAACGCCCCACGCGCCAACGCCGACCACATGCTCGGCGCCCTGGGCATCGCCCCCCGCTTCAAGAGCGTGGTGGTCGCCGAAGAACTGCCACGGGCCAAACCCGATCCCCTGCCCTACCTCACCGGCCTGGAACGCCTGGGCGCCCAGGCGTCACAGGCCATGGCCTTCGAAGACTCTGTGCCGGGCCTGACCGCCGCCGTCAAGGCCGGCGTCTTCACCGTGGGCCTGACCACTAGCCAGAGCCGCGAAGCACTGCTGGCGGCCGGCGCGCACCTGGTCATCGACGACTTCGACGATGAACGCCTGTGGGAGGCCCTTCGGGAGCTGCAAGCGGCAGGCTGA
- a CDS encoding GNAT family N-acetyltransferase, which produces MSLNIRPATIADAELILGFITELAIYEKAEHEVIASIDDIRHSLQDPLGYARALVAELDGEAVGFALYFLSYSTWLGRKGMYLEDLYVSSKHRGVGAGKALLKRLAQIAHDSGCGRLEWSVLDWNEPAIQFYESIGAAAQPEWIRYRLAGDSLKTFAQAD; this is translated from the coding sequence GTGTCACTGAATATTCGCCCTGCCACCATCGCCGATGCCGAGCTGATCCTGGGCTTCATCACGGAACTGGCCATTTACGAAAAAGCCGAGCACGAGGTCATCGCCAGCATCGACGATATCCGCCACAGTTTGCAGGACCCGCTGGGCTATGCCCGGGCGCTGGTCGCCGAACTCGATGGCGAGGCCGTGGGTTTCGCCCTGTATTTCCTCAGCTACTCCACCTGGCTAGGGCGCAAGGGCATGTACCTGGAAGACCTGTACGTGTCGTCGAAGCACCGCGGTGTGGGCGCCGGCAAGGCACTGCTCAAGCGCCTGGCGCAGATCGCCCACGACAGCGGTTGCGGCCGCCTGGAGTGGAGCGTACTGGACTGGAACGAACCCGCCATCCAGTTCTACGAGTCGATTGGCGCCGCTGCGCAGCCCGAGTGGATTCGCTATCGCCTGGCCGGCGATTCGCTGAAAACTTTCGCCCAGGCCGACTGA
- the eutC gene encoding ethanolamine ammonia-lyase subunit EutC produces the protein MTDEHKQPAQADPWQPLRSLTSARIALGRAGTSLPTAAQLDFQYAHAQARDAVHTPFDRDALAAQLNGQTLLLHSGASDRHQYLQRPDLGRRLDEASARQLDEHRQLNPDGYDLAVVIADGLSSLAVHRHSLPMVQRIDELAAAEGWRQAPVSLVEQGRVAVADEIGERLGARMVVILIGERPGLSSPDSLGLYFTFAPKAGLNDAARNCISNVRLEGMSYAMAAHKLLYLMREAWRRQLSGVNLKDEAQVPVLEGETGPGNFLLG, from the coding sequence ATGACTGACGAACACAAGCAACCGGCCCAGGCCGACCCCTGGCAGCCACTGCGCAGCCTGACCTCGGCGCGCATTGCCCTGGGGCGCGCCGGCACCAGTTTGCCGACCGCCGCGCAGCTGGATTTCCAGTACGCCCATGCGCAAGCGCGGGACGCCGTGCATACGCCGTTCGACCGTGATGCGCTGGCCGCCCAGCTCAATGGCCAGACCCTGCTGCTGCACAGCGGCGCCAGCGACCGCCACCAGTACCTGCAGCGCCCGGATCTGGGCCGGCGGCTGGATGAGGCCTCGGCGCGGCAACTGGATGAGCACCGCCAGTTGAACCCCGATGGCTACGACCTGGCGGTGGTCATCGCCGATGGCCTGTCGTCCCTGGCGGTGCACCGCCACAGCCTGCCGATGGTGCAGCGCATCGATGAACTGGCCGCCGCCGAGGGCTGGCGCCAGGCGCCGGTGAGCCTGGTGGAGCAGGGCCGGGTGGCGGTGGCCGATGAGATCGGCGAGCGCCTGGGCGCGCGCATGGTGGTGATCTTGATTGGTGAGCGGCCGGGGCTGAGCTCACCGGATAGCCTGGGGCTGTATTTCACCTTTGCGCCCAAGGCGGGGCTCAACGACGCCGCGCGCAACTGCATCTCCAACGTACGGCTCGAAGGCATGAGCTACGCCATGGCCGCGCACAAACTGCTGTACCTGATGCGCGAAGCGTGGCGGCGGCAGTTGTCGGGGGTCAACCTCAAGGATGAGGCGCAGGTGCCGGTGCTGGAGGGCGAGACGGGCCCGGGGAATTTTCTGCTGGGCTGA
- a CDS encoding YbhB/YbcL family Raf kinase inhibitor-like protein, with protein sequence MLPRAFTLALCLSLPLLAQAQAAFTLTTPDGADNALLSRANAANTGDCGGDNVAPALSWSNAPAGTRSFAVVLHDPDGQKGLGVDHWVHYGITGDGLEGSAGGLGGTNSKGLTTYSGPCPPVGENPHHYVIQVYALDLAPDALPAGLTREALLGQIKGHILGNTSVVRRYGR encoded by the coding sequence ATGTTGCCTCGCGCGTTCACCCTGGCCCTGTGCCTGAGCCTGCCCTTGCTGGCTCAAGCACAAGCGGCCTTCACCCTGACCACCCCGGACGGTGCCGACAACGCCCTGCTGAGCCGGGCCAATGCTGCCAACACCGGCGACTGTGGCGGCGACAACGTGGCGCCGGCCTTGAGCTGGAGCAACGCACCGGCCGGCACCCGGAGCTTCGCCGTGGTGCTGCACGACCCCGATGGCCAGAAAGGCCTGGGGGTGGACCACTGGGTGCATTACGGCATTACCGGTGATGGCCTCGAGGGCAGCGCCGGAGGCCTGGGCGGCACCAACAGCAAGGGCCTGACCACCTACAGCGGGCCATGCCCGCCAGTGGGGGAGAACCCGCACCATTACGTGATACAGGTGTACGCCCTGGACCTGGCGCCCGATGCCCTACCGGCCGGGCTCACCCGCGAGGCACTGCTGGGGCAGATCAAGGGGCATATCCTGGGCAACACCAGTGTGGTGCGGCGGTACGGGCGCTGA
- a CDS encoding DUF899 domain-containing protein, which produces MDHPVVSREQWLAARLHHLEHEKALTRERDRLAQERRELPWVLVDKPYHFQGPNGSMSLAELFGDHSQLIVYHFMYAPEWDAGCTGCSLLSDHLDGPNQHLAHNDVAVVAVSHAPLAQLHAYRARMGWHFDWVSSLGSDFDVDFQVAASDQQKADGQMTYNYEPMEAAGEMPGLSVFYKDDQGRVFHTYSTYARGLDMLVGAYNLLDLTPKGRNEVTIMDWVRLHDEYEGEPQGGCCHH; this is translated from the coding sequence ATGGACCACCCTGTCGTTTCCCGCGAACAATGGCTCGCCGCCCGCCTCCACCACCTCGAACACGAAAAAGCCCTGACTCGTGAACGTGACCGCCTGGCCCAGGAGCGGCGTGAGCTGCCGTGGGTGCTGGTCGACAAGCCCTACCATTTTCAGGGGCCCAACGGCTCGATGAGCCTGGCCGAGCTGTTCGGCGACCATAGCCAACTCATCGTCTACCACTTCATGTACGCCCCTGAATGGGATGCAGGCTGCACCGGTTGCTCGCTGCTCAGTGACCACCTGGATGGCCCCAACCAGCACCTGGCCCACAACGATGTGGCCGTGGTGGCCGTATCCCATGCGCCCCTGGCCCAGCTGCACGCCTACCGCGCCCGCATGGGTTGGCACTTCGACTGGGTATCATCATTGGGCAGCGACTTCGATGTGGACTTCCAGGTTGCCGCCAGCGACCAGCAGAAGGCCGACGGGCAGATGACCTACAACTACGAGCCCATGGAAGCCGCTGGCGAGATGCCCGGTTTGAGCGTGTTCTACAAGGACGACCAGGGCCGGGTGTTCCACACCTACTCCACCTACGCCCGTGGCCTGGACATGCTGGTCGGCGCCTACAACCTGCTGGACCTGACACCCAAGGGCCGCAACGAAGTGACGATCATGGACTGGGTACGGCTGCACGATGAATACGAAGGCGAGCCCCAGGGCGGATGCTGCCACCACTGA